One region of Purpureocillium takamizusanense chromosome 4, complete sequence genomic DNA includes:
- a CDS encoding uncharacterized protein (COG:I~EggNog:ENOG503NZ1E), giving the protein MPPRIPTEADFAPLAATLPHALHFPSPRESTTALLVLFHGLGDSEAPFASFARAVNLPGVLAISVRGTAVLPPSLLSDDDADARSSGGGGSGGSGSGSGSGSGSGQQHFHWGDDLSIDPATGDIDADPGFERATRLVMERLVRGVLVDGCGWELSDVLLLGFGQGGSLALGMAAALAKENEVVDVTANTVTTATTTTITTSSSSSGGSRGSAAGDGVDRRSFKGVVSIGGPLPPSTVSTRSARDRCRTSALVCQLDEEQSDYVRREFRDVRVVRWRRADVAMPRDREEMLPIMKFLAERLRSGW; this is encoded by the coding sequence atgccgccgcggataCCCACCGAGGCCGACTTCGCGCCCCTCGCGGCCACGCTCCCGCACGCGCTGCACTTCCCCTCGCCGCGCGAGTCCACCACGGCCTTGCTCGTGCTCTTCCACGGCCTCGGAGACAGCGAGGCGCCCTTTGCGTCCTTTGCCCGCGCCGTCAACCTCCCCGGCGTGCTGGCCATTTCCGTGCGCGGCACGGccgtgctgccgcccagcctCCTATCAGATGACGACGCTGATGCTCGTAGcagtggcggtggtggcagtggtggcaGTGGGAGTGGCAGTGGGAGTGGCAGTGGgagcggccagcagcactTCCACTGGGGGGACGACTTGTCCATCGAccccgcgacgggcgacatcgacgccgacccgGGGTTCGAGCGCGCGACGCGCCTCGTCATGGAGCGGCTGGTGCGCGGCGTGCTGGTCGACGGGTGCGGGTGGGAGCTCTCCGACGTGCTGCTCCTGGGGTTCGGGCAGGGCGggtcgctggcgctgggcatggccgcggcgctggccaaggagaatgaggtcgtcgacgtgacCGCCAACACTGTGACTacggctacgacgacgaccatcaccaccagcagtagcagtagcggcggcagcagaggcagcgccgcgggcgacggcgtggacaGGCGGAGCTTCAAGGGCGTCGTGTCCATCGGCGGgcctctgccgccgtcgacggtgagCACACGCTCGGCGCGCGACAGGTGTCGCACCAGCGCGCTGGTGTGccagctggacgaggagcagaGCGACTACGTGCGGCGCGAGTTCCGCGACGTGAGGGTCGTgcgctggaggagggcggACGTGGCGATGCCGCGCGACAGGGAGGAGATGCTCCCCATTATGAAGTTTCTCGCGGAGAGGCTGCGGAGCGGGTGGTGA
- a CDS encoding uncharacterized protein (COG:Z~EggNog:ENOG503NWHZ~TransMembrane:1 (o694-714i)) → MAFAARLAPLTEDLVQSLTQLSPQTDPKRFSATRDAALRALKSHSFLRTNQFEVERSLEGLEERFRVNHRDGLADALRQRREALSEHPSERHPEILSLLLELSDQPTFKAKLSHVRALGQDDQEAAVPLRWEDLAKEDGWDQDGDLWKTISYSDDSAEEEYEEESSEESDATTIPNGSDAVGRLAHDFIIHSEDNKALEAVQRSQAWRTMTSPDTGGRPQTFATAESQVVREVLFMLQGLDSTLFDHKSSTVMAFQLGNLAWETHRALMNTFSTYGHQLRILRAFASRPERVPHLQALQDCISRRLQAVDGKLSEIQARLALPRDEVVISLISVRSELLPWLQPLFALSSIITQIQGGSRTETFRYLELMFDETGIAQLTGKLETYQFLAKVFVECFNVYLRPIRQWMDQGTLLPGNEVFFITEPASDVSMCDTWQDRFELRKLADGSLHAPKFLKPAVNRIYNAGKNIVVLRLLGKQSAALPSQMEAEPPLDYGAICPPGFELAPFADMFGAAFNRWIQSKYRKTSTTLKNALFSDWGLGSSLDALQALFLMSDGAAAGSFCENLFARMDATTAWHDRYGLTAAGSEAFASLLDINRLSISVDATGRQTAIKQATGSVKHSLPHVHISYKLPWPVQMIVTSDSIAHYQTVFTFLLQIKRALHVLHAPKILDNLQTDRQKWDERALFYSSRSKLLWFCTTLQTYLATLVLEPVWQKMRLDLKAAEDLDGMIAVHAAAMKQIVDEACLGSRLAPIHAAVLDVLDLALMLEEGRRSAEATAASQPGGGDDDAVTQVAALRRVSADFDRNLRFITGGLRSVARASSSAQSAKWDTLADMLQTGEPADGHT, encoded by the exons atggcgttTGCTGCACGACTCGCGCCCCTGACCGAGGATCTCGTCCAGTCCCTGACGCAGCTATCACCACAG ACAGACCCCAAGCGCTTCAGCGCAACCCGAGATGCCGCCCTTCGGGCCCTCAAGTCCCATTCATTTCTTCGCACGAACCAATTCGAAGTCGAGCGCAGTCTGGAGGGCTTGGAGGAGCGGTTTCGTGTGAACCACCGCGATGGCTTAGCCGATGCTCtgcggcaacgacgagagGCTCTGAGCGAGCACCCTTCCGAGCGGCATCCAGAGATCCTGTCCTTGCTCTTGGAGCTCTCCGATCAGCCAACTTTCAAGGCAAAGCTAAGCCATGTCCGAGCGCTCGGGCAAGATGACCAAGAGGCAGCCGTGCCGCTACGTTGGGAGGATCTCGCTAAAGAGGATGGATGGGACCAGGACGGCGACCTATGGAAAACGATAAGCTACAGCGACGATTCAGCTGAGGAAGAGTACGAGGAAGAATCGTCAGAAGAGTCTGACGCGACGACCATCCCGAACGGTAGCGATGCGGTTGGACGACTCGCACACGATTTCATCATCCACTCTGAGGACAACAAAGCACTGGAGGCGGTCCAACGATCGCAGGCATGGAGAACCATGACATCACCGGATACCGGCGGACGGCCACAAACATTTGCCACAGCCGAGTCCCAAGTCGTGCGGGAGGTGTTGTTTATGCTCCAAGGCTTGGACAGCACGCTCTTTGACCACAAAAGCTCTACCGTCATGGCCTTTCAGTTGGGGAATTTGGCATGGGAGACGCATAGGGCGCTGATGAATACTTTCTCAACATACGGCCACCAGCTTCGCATCCTACGTGCATTTGCTAGCCGTCCAGAGAGAGTTCCTCACCTGCAGGCGCTGCAAGACTGCATCTCCAGACGTCTTCAGGCCGTCGATGGCAAGCTGTCTGAAATTCAAGCGCGCCTAGCCTTGCCCCGAGACGAGGTCGTGATCAGCTTAATTTCCGTCCGGAGCGAGCTTCTACCGTGGTTACAGCCTCTCTTTGCGTTgtccagcatcatcacccaAATTCAGGGCGGATCACGGACGGAGACCTTTCGCTATCTGGAACTTATGTTTGACGAGACGGGTATAGCCCAGCTAACGGGGAAGCTCGAGACATACCAGTTTCTCGCCAAAGTCTTCGTCGAGTGTTTCAACGTCTATCTTAGACCAATACGTCAGTGGATGGACCAGGGCACGCTACTCCCGGGAAACGAGGTGTTCTTCATAACAGAACCTGCCAGCGACGTGTCAATGTGCGATACCTGGCAGGACCGGTTTGAACTGCGCAAGCTCGCAGACGGGTCGCTGCATGCGCCCAAATTCCTCAAACCAGCTGTGAATAGGATATACAACGCTGGAAAGAACATTGTCGTTCTGCGACTGCTCGGCAAGCAGAGCGCAGCGCTGCCTTCGCAGATGGAAGCCGAGCCACCGCTCGACTACGGCGCCATCTGCCCTCCAGGATTCGAGCTGGCTCCGTTTGCAGACATGTTTGGCGCAGCCTTCAACCGATGGATCCAGAGCAAGTATCGCAAGACTTCGACGACATTGAAAAACGCCTTGTTTAGCGACTGGGGTCTGGGCTCCTCGCTCGACGCACTGCAAGCGCTGTTTCTCATGTCGGACGGTGCCGCGGCCGGGTCCTTTTGCGAGAACCTCTTCGCTAGGATGGATGCTACGACGGCCTGGCACGATCGATACGGCCTCACTGCTGCTGGTAGCGAGGCTTTCGCCTCGCTCTTGGACATCAATCGGCTGTCCATCAGCGTTGACGCGACCGGAAGACAAACTGCCATCAAGCAGGCCACGGGATCCGTTAAGCATTCATTACCGCACGTCCACATAAGCTACAAGCTGCCTTGGCCAGTACAAATGATTGTCACTAGCGATAGCATCGCCCACTACCAAACCGTCTTCACATTTCTCTTGCAGATCAAGCGGGCACTGCACGTACTCCACGCTCCAAAGATTCTGGACAACCTCCAGACGGACAGGCAGAAGTGGGATGAGCGTGCTCTGTTCTACTCGTCGCGGAGTAAGCTCCTCTGGTTCTGCACCACGCTGCAGACATACCTGGCGACGCTGGTGCTGGAACCGGTGTGGCAGAAGATGAGGCTCGACTTGAAAGCCGCGGAAGACCTGGACGGCATGATTGCCGTGCACGCGGCTGCGATGAAGCAgatcgtcgacgaggcctgTCTGGGGAGCAGGCTGGCTCCCATCCACGCGGCCGTACTCGATGTGTTGGACCTCGCCTTGATGCTAGAAGAAGGGCGGCGCAGCGctgaggcgacggcggcgtcgcagcctggtggtggtgatgatgatgctgtgACACAGGTGGCCGCGCTGCGAAGGGTGTCGGCCGACTTCGACAGGAACCTCCGGTTCATCACCGGGGGGTTGCGgagcgtcgcgcgcgcgagcagcagcgcccagTCGGCCAAGTGGGATACCTTGGCGGACATGCTGCAGACCGGAGAGCCAGCAGACGGCCATACATGA
- a CDS encoding uncharacterized protein (COG:S~EggNog:ENOG503NWWU), whose amino-acid sequence MAFPDKPTAHLLGSNGPVHALAYSASPGTYILTGSADRTIRLYNPFPSTTVPEVRSTAKPAIPQGRLIQTYAAHGYEVLSIDVARDNERFASGGGDRSVFLWDVATAVTTRRFGGNAQGHSARINCVSFAGDGDSLVVSGGFDTTVRMWDTKSNSFKPIQVLDEARDSITSLLVHGPEVVVGSVDGRVRSYDIRMGRCTTDVLGTSVTSLNMTRDGRTMLVSTLDSKLRLMDRDKGTCLRTYSNPGWKNEELRVQSLLGGKEKYVVAGDEMTAEPNANGEGRVWAWDLISGKLVAKVTVPWGPQGFEQRKRVVGRDGKEKPRSNIISCMAWRDDGWGDQYCVGGTSGVVTVFGAL is encoded by the exons ATGGCGTTCCCCGATAAGCCTACGGCGCACCTGCTAGGGTCCAATG GACCCGTGCACGCTTTGGCTTACTCTGCGTCTCCGGGGACCTACATCTTGACGGGCTCTGCAGACCGGACGATCCGCCTGTACAATCCGTTCCCGAGCACCACCGTACCCGAGGTCCGGTCCACAGCCAAGCCCGCTATCCCTCAGGGCCGCCTCATCCAGACGTACGCGGCTCACGGGTACGAGGTCCTAAGCATTGATGTCGCGAGGGACAATGAGCGCTTCGCATCCGGGGGCGGAGACCGGTCCGTCTTCCTATGGGATGTGGCCACGGCCGTGACAACGCGGCGCTTCGGCGGCAACGCGCAGGGCCACTCGGCGAGGATCAATTGCGTGAGCTTCGCCGGCGATGGGgactcgctcgtcgtcaGTGGCGGGTTCGACACCACGGTCCGCATGTGGGACACCAAGAGCAATAGCTTCAAGCCTATCCAGGTGCTCGATGAGGCGCGGGACAGCATCAcgtcgctgctggtgcaTGGGCCTGAAGTCGTGGTGGGCAGCGTCGATGGCCGCGTCAGGAGCTACGACATTCGGATGGGGCGCTGCACCACCGATGTGCTGGGTACGAGCGTGACTAGTCTTAACATGACTAGAGACGGGCGGACCATGCTGGTTAGCACCTTGGATAGCAAGCTGCGGCTGATGGACCGCGACAAGGGGACGTGTCTCAGGACCTACTCAAACCCGGGCTGGAAGAACGAGGAGCTTCGCGTCCAGTCTCTCCTTGGCGGGAAGGAAAAGTATGTCGttgcgggcgacgagatgaCTGCGGAACCAAACGCAAATGGCGAGGGGAGGGTATGGGCTTGGGACCTCATCTCTGGTAAGCTGGTTGCCAAGGTCACGGTCCCTTGGGGCCCGCAAGGGTTTGAGCAGAGGAAGAGGGTAGTCGGGAGGGATGGCAAGGAAAAGCCGCGAAGCAACATCATCAgctgcatggcatggcgggATGACGGCTGGGGCGATCAATACTGCGTCGGAGGCACGTCTGGTGTCGTAACGGTATTCGGTGCATTATGA
- the KTR4 gene encoding putative mannosyltransferase ktr4 (EggNog:ENOG503NW4D~COG:G~TransMembrane:1 (i7-26o)~CAZy:GT15), translated as MAIARPVRALLILAAVVWCFFLYQIFKPDGLIRGPGARYQNFERDPNLDPTGEPEGVLRRVSEKYAPDAEDSARIPATLLALVRNSEVDDMVQSMVDLERTWNHKFNYPWTFFNDEPFSDEFKTKTQAVTKAKCNYELIPKDHWSTPSWIDDAIYDESTSVLAESGVQYAKKISYHQMCRWNSGMFYKHPALKDIRYYWRVEPKVHFFCDVDYDVFAYMYDNNKTYGFTISLYDDPKTLPTLWPETVKFLADNPHHAVHENSALKWLTDDIRRPDHNKKAQGYSTCHFWSNFEVADMDFWRSQVYDDYFNHLDRAGGFFYERWGDAPVHSIALGLWEDASKVHWFRDIGYQHIPFFNCPNSPKCKGCVTGRLTDGEAWLHREDCRPNWFKYVGMG; from the exons atggcgattGCGCGGCCCGTCCGGGCTctgctcatcctcgccgccgtcgtttgGTGCTTCTTCCTCTACCAGATCTTCAAGCCCGATGGGTTGATACGGGGCCCCGGCGCACGGTATCAAAACTTCGAGCGCGACCCCAACTTGGATC CCACCGGTGAACCCGAAGGCGTCCTCCGCCGCGTCTCCGAAAAATACGCacccgacgccgaggacagcGCCCGCATTCCCGCGACtctgctggcgctggtccGAAACAGCGAGGTCGATGATATGGTGCAGTCAATGGTGGATCTCGAGCGAACGTGGAACCACAAGTTCAACTACCCATGGACCTTTTTCAACGACGAACCCTTTTCGGACGAATTCAAGACAAAGACGCAGGCCGTCACCAAGGCCAAGTGCAACTACG AACTCATTCCCAAAGACCACTGGTCCACGCCGTCTTGGATCGATGATGCTATATACGACGAATCCACTTCTGTCCTTGCCGAGTCTGGCGTCCAGTATGCCAAAAAAATATCCTATCATCAGATGTGCCGATGGAACAGTGGCATGTTCTACAAGCACCCCGCCCTGAAAGACATTCGGTACTACTGGCGCGTCGAGCCCAAAGTACATTTCTTCTGCGATGTCGACTATGACGTCTTCGCCTACATGTACGACAACAATAAGACCTACGGCTTCACCATCTCGCTCTATGATGACCCCAAGACGCTGCCGACATTGTGGCCCGAAACAGTCAagttcctcgccgacaaTCCCCACCACGCGGTTCACGAGAACAGTGCCCTCAAGTGGCTCACTGACGATATCCGGAGACCCGATCACAACAAGAAGGCTCAGGGATACTCGACCTGTCACTTCTGGAGCAACTTTGAGGTGGCGGACATGGACTTCTGGAGGAGCCAGGTCTATGACGACTACTTCAACCACCTGGACCGTGCGGGTGGCTTCTTTTACGAACGCTGGGGCGATGCTCCTGTACACAGCATAGCTCTCGGTCTTTGGGAAGACGCGAGCAAGGTGCACTG GTTCCGCGACATCGGCTACCAGCACATCCCCTTCTTCAACTGCCCCAACTCGCCCAAATGTAAGGGCTGCGTCACCGGCCGCCtcacggacggcgaggcctgGCTCCATCGGGAAGATTGTAGACCAAATTGGTTCAAGTACGTTGGCATGGGTTGA